From the Oscillospiraceae bacterium genome, the window GCTCACCGTCGTCACAGACTTTCTGGACGAGGCGCAGACCCGGTCGATTGAACATCGCTTCGACGCGTGGGAGAGCGGCCTCAAACCGCTCGTCCGCTTTGACACCGACACCTCGTCGCTCGAACGGTACATCCGGGAGGCGTGGCCGCCGAGCGCCAATGAACGCTACTACGACGGTCTCTCCCCCACCGTATTGATCGGCACCGTCTTCGAGCGGGACCTGGCCGCGCGGTTCGGCTGGCCGCTGCTCACGGTGTCGTTCCCGGTGACAAACCGGGTCGTGCTCCAGCAGGCCTACGCGGGCTACAACGGCGGACTCACGCTGACGAGCGACCTGCTGACGCTGCTGGTCTCCGGGCGCTGAAGGGGAAAGAAACACTGCCGACAGTCAGGAGGGATCCTTTTGAACTATATATCCGCCAAAACGCCTCCCGTGCGGGAGGAGCGGCTCGGCGCCGGCATCGCCTTCGGCGGGACCTGCCGCGAGGTGCAGTGCGCCCGGGCGGGCGGCTGCCTCAACCTGGCCGGCCGCGCCTTCTCACAGACGCAGGGCTGCCAGTTTACACTGAGCCAGGCCATCATCAACACGTTGCGCAACGCCGTCATCATCATGCACGGCCCCATTGGCTGCGGCGCCTCTTCGATCGGCGCGGTGGGCACCAGCCAGACGTTCAAGCGCCTGCGGGACCCGAACGCAGAGGGTCTCATCTGGTTGAACTCCAACCTGGATGAGGCCGACGTCATCGGCGGCGGGGAGAACAAACTGAAGGAGGCCATCCGTTTTGCCGAGCGGATGTTTCGCCCGGAAACGATCTTGATCCCCGTGAGCTGTGTGCCGGCTCTGATCGGCGACGACGTGGACGCCGTGGTGGCCGAAATGCAGGAGGAGACCGCCGCCGTGCTGGTCCCGGTACACTGTTCCGGGTTCAAGACCAAGGTCATGGCCACCGCCTACGACGACGTCTACCACGGCATCTTGCGGACACTCGTGAAAAAACCCGAGCGGCGGGCGGACCGCCGGGTGGCGCCGGACGAACTGGAGGAGATGCGGCGGCGCTATCGCGACAGCCGGACGGTGAACATTTTAAACGTCTCTTCCATGTCCCGCCCGGACGAGACGGAGCTCACCCGTCTGCTGAACGCGCTCGACTTACAGGTACGCTTTCTGCCCTGCTATTCCGACGCGGAGGACTTCCAGTACGCGCTGGAATCCGCGCTGAACGTCAGCATCTGCGGTACCCACGACGACTACTTTCTCCGCCACCTGCAGACGCTGTACGACATCCCTTTTCTGATCGACACGATCCCCATCGGACGGAAGAACACGGCCCGGTGGCTCCGCAAGATCGCCGCGCACTTCGACCTGTCGCAGGAGGCGAACCGGCTGATCGCGTCGGAGGAACAGGCGCTCGACAGGGCGCTCGCCCCCTTCCGCCCCGCTCTTCGGGGGAAGACCGCCTTCCTCGGCGGCGGCGAGGTGCGCATCCTCGCCACGGCGGAGATCCTGCAGGACTTGGGACTGGAGATCGTCGGCTTCAAGGGTCACCACTACGACGAGTTTGCCGAGCCTGTCTTTGAGAGCCTCGACAACATCGACGACGTCCTCTTCAACGTCGCCACCCAGCAGCCCTTTGAACAGATCAACCTCGTGAAACGGCTGCGCCCCGACCTCTACGTGGGGCACACCGGCGGCGGCAACATCTCCGCGAAACAGGGCCTTCCGCTGCTGCCGCTGTTCGGCCCCTCCTACAACTATATGGGGTTTTCCGGTGTGTTCGAGGTGGCCCGCCGGATCCGGCGGATCCTGGCCAACGCCCAGTTCAACAAACAGCTGGCCCGGCACTGCCCGCTTCCTTACCGGGATTCTTGGTACGCGCAAAGCCCGTTCGCCTACATCAAAGCGGAAGGTTGATTTGAGTGCTGCCCATACACATCGCCATTGCCACGACAGACGGCAAATTCGTCAACGAACACTTCGGGCGGGCCCGGTGTTTTTACATCGTCGCGCTCGACAAGGAGGGGCACCGGCTGGTCGAGCGGAGGGCAGTGCCGCCCGTCTGTGACGGGGGGATGCACGAGGACAACGCCCTGGACGCCGCCGCCGCGCTGCTCGGGGACTGCCGGGCCGTGCTCGTAAGCCGCATCGGCCCGCCCGCCAAGCGAAGACTGGAAAAAAGTGGTATTTCTGTGTTTGAGATCGGACTTCCGATTGAGGACGCCCTGGCACGGCTTCGTGACTACTATGACAGAGAAGTGAGGGAAACACGCGTATGAGCAAGCAGATCAAGCAGATCGCCATCTACGGGAAAGGAGGCATCGGCAAATCCACCACCACCTCCAATCTCTCCGCGGCGCTGTCCAAGATGGGTTTCAAGGTCATGCAGTTCGGCTGCGACCCCAAGTCCGACAGCACCAACACGCTGCGGGACGGCAGCTACATCCCCACCGTACTGGACACCCTGCGGGAGAAGTCGTCGGTGGACGCCCACGACGTGATCTTCGAGGGGTTCAACGGCATCTACTGCGTGGAGGCCGGCGGGCCGGCGCCCGGCGTCGGCTGCGCGGGCCGGGGGATCATCACCGCCGTGGAGCTCTTCAAGCACCAGCGCATCTTCGAGGAACTGGCCCTCGACTACGTGATCTACGACGTTCTGGGAGATGTCGTGTGCGGCGGTTTTGCGGTGCCCATCCGGGAGGGGATCGCCCAACACGTGTTCACGGTGTCGTCGTCGGACTTCATGTCCATTTACGCGGCCAACAATCTCTTTCGCGGTATTCAGAAGTACAGCCGCTCCGGCGGGGCGCTGCTCGGCGGCGTCATCGCGAACTCCATCAACCAGGGTTATTCGCGGGAGATCGTCGACGACTTCGTCGCCCGCACCAGCACGCAGGTGGTCGAATACGTGCCCCGGTCCATCACGGTGACGCAGTGCGAACTGCAGGGCAAGACGACGATCGAGGCCGCGCCGGACTCCAAACAGGCGCAGATCTACAACTCCCTGGCCGCGCGCATCGCGGCGCACGAGGTCTCCACGATCCCCGCGCCCCTCGGCGTGACCGAACTGCAGCAGTGGGCCGCCAAGTGGTCCGACAAACTGCTGCTCCAGGCCGAAGGCAAAGTCGCGGCGGGCGAAGCGATCTGACGCCGCCCTGCCGGGTCACAAAAAGCGTCGCGGAGGTCAAAAACTTTATATTTGAGAAAAATCACCTGAATACTTTGAATGGGGGTTATAAAATGGAACAGGCAATCAATTTGAGCCAGCGCTTTACGGTTGAAACGAAAACCGTCTATATGCAGGGCAAGCCGATCACACTGACCAGCCGCACGCCCGTCCTCACTCCGGAGCAGCGCGAGAAGCGCAAGCGGGAAATTGAGGCGAGACTCTACGATATCTGTCGAAAATATCAAATGGCGCAAGCACATGGCATGACCAACAAAAACGCCGGAAAGCCTTGAAAATAGAGAAAAATGACTCGAATGCCGGTGGGGGAACAAGAAAGGGTTCGCGGCCGTTTTTGCCGCAAACCCTTTCTTGTTGCGATGATGGTTGCCGTCAGCTAGCCGTCCCCATTAATCCCGGTTCTCCCGGGCGGCCGCGGAGAGCGGCGCAAGCGTATTCGCGTCCCAGAGAAAGGCCCTGACAAAGGCGCCATCCGACGGCAGCTCGACAACCTGATCCCCGAAACCCCACGGATCTACACCCAGTGTTTTCCGGCTGACATTGACAAGTCTTCCATCCGCGTCATAGGCGGCCAGTATGCACAAAACGTCAAGCGCTTCGTCCTTGGCGTTGAAGATTGAGTAAGCCCCTTTCGCCCCGTCTTCCGAAACGGATGCCCGCACGCCGTATGAACTGCTCAATGTTCCGTCGGCAGACAGCGCCGCGAAGGGCAGGACAAGGCTCGTTCTCCCTCTGCCGTAGTCCTCGGTCAACGTCACACTCACAAGCACGACGTCGTCCGGGTTGGGCGCCAAGTAGCTGATCTCGAAAAATCTGAATTTATACAGCGCCAAGTTGTCGCCCGTCGTTGTCGAACGAACGCTGTCTTTGTATTTTGAAACGCCGTTGATCAGCAGTTCCACCTGCACCGTCCCGTTGAAAACCCCCGCGCAGACTGTGACTTTTTTGGGCGCCGGACCGCCTGGCAGATTGAACGTCAAGCCGTTCCCCAGATCTTTGGAGACGATGGACTTGCTGTTTCCCGGCTGCGTACCCGCCGCCGCGTCGGTGTACGTGTACGTGAAGGGCGCGTCCCCGGCCACCTCGGTATATGAGTTGTCGATATGGGTGATGTTGGTGATCCCGGGGACGCTCACCGCCTTCTTCGCGTAGTCCGTGTAGTACCGCGTCGCGAACTGAACCCAATCAATGTCGCCCAGCTCGGTCAGATTGACCTCGCCGCTGACTGGCGTGTACGCTATCCCTTCTGCAACCGTTGGCCTCGTCAGCAATATCCCTTTATCGGACAGCGTTACGAACGGAACAACGAGACTGCTGGCGGTGCGCCCTTTATCTTCGGTCAACGTCACCTGAACGAGCACGATATCGTACGGATTCGGCGTGGAATAATTCATTTCGAAATACCTGAATTTATTCAGCGGCAAATGGTCTCCGGTCGTTGCCGACCGGATGCTGTCTTTGTACAGTGAAACACCGTTGATCAGCAGTTCCACCTGCGCCGTCCCGTTGTAAACCCCCGCGCAGACTGTGACTTTTTTGAGCGCCGGACCGCCTGGCAGATTGAACGTCAAGCCGTTCCCCAGATCTTTGGAGACGATGGATTTGTTGTTGCCCGGTTGCGTCCCTTCCATCGCGTCGGTGTATGTGTACGTAAAGGGCGCGTCCCCGGCCACCTCGGTATACGAACTGTTGATATGGGTGATGTTGGTGATCTCGGGAACTCTCACTGCCTTCTTTGCGTAGTCCGTGTCGTATTGCGTCGCGAACTGAACCCAATCAATGTCACCCAGCGCGGTCAGATTGACTACGCCGCTTATCGGCGCCTTGGCCTCGCCTACGACATACGGTTCTGACGACAGATCTACCTGTGGAATCGTCAGCGTCAAGGTCCGGCTGGCCGTCACACCCTTTAGCGACGCCGCAATCACGACCGTGGTTGTTATGTCGGCGAGCAGCGAACGTCTGACTGTACCGTCGTTCGACAAGCCGTACTGCTCTCCATCCGTTGCGCTTTGCAGTACGAACGTGCTGCCGTATAAAACGCCCCTTACGGTTGGGAAAAGGTTCATCCGGACCTCGCCCGGTTTGTTGTCGTCCAAAATATACGGAAGCGTAAGCGCGAGGTCTTTCGCCGCCCGATCGATATCAGTCGTACCATCCGGTTCTGGGATCGCCGCTGCCGATGTTAAAAT encodes:
- a CDS encoding nitrogenase, translated to MNYISAKTPPVREERLGAGIAFGGTCREVQCARAGGCLNLAGRAFSQTQGCQFTLSQAIINTLRNAVIIMHGPIGCGASSIGAVGTSQTFKRLRDPNAEGLIWLNSNLDEADVIGGGENKLKEAIRFAERMFRPETILIPVSCVPALIGDDVDAVVAEMQEETAAVLVPVHCSGFKTKVMATAYDDVYHGILRTLVKKPERRADRRVAPDELEEMRRRYRDSRTVNILNVSSMSRPDETELTRLLNALDLQVRFLPCYSDAEDFQYALESALNVSICGTHDDYFLRHLQTLYDIPFLIDTIPIGRKNTARWLRKIAAHFDLSQEANRLIASEEQALDRALAPFRPALRGKTAFLGGGEVRILATAEILQDLGLEIVGFKGHHYDEFAEPVFESLDNIDDVLFNVATQQPFEQINLVKRLRPDLYVGHTGGGNISAKQGLPLLPLFGPSYNYMGFSGVFEVARRIRRILANAQFNKQLARHCPLPYRDSWYAQSPFAYIKAEG
- a CDS encoding dinitrogenase iron-molybdenum cofactor biosynthesis protein is translated as MLPIHIAIATTDGKFVNEHFGRARCFYIVALDKEGHRLVERRAVPPVCDGGMHEDNALDAAAALLGDCRAVLVSRIGPPAKRRLEKSGISVFEIGLPIEDALARLRDYYDREVRETRV
- the nifH gene encoding nitrogenase iron protein: MSKQIKQIAIYGKGGIGKSTTTSNLSAALSKMGFKVMQFGCDPKSDSTNTLRDGSYIPTVLDTLREKSSVDAHDVIFEGFNGIYCVEAGGPAPGVGCAGRGIITAVELFKHQRIFEELALDYVIYDVLGDVVCGGFAVPIREGIAQHVFTVSSSDFMSIYAANNLFRGIQKYSRSGGALLGGVIANSINQGYSREIVDDFVARTSTQVVEYVPRSITVTQCELQGKTTIEAAPDSKQAQIYNSLAARIAAHEVSTIPAPLGVTELQQWAAKWSDKLLLQAEGKVAAGEAI